A DNA window from Streptomyces bacillaris contains the following coding sequences:
- a CDS encoding helix-turn-helix transcriptional regulator → MTLEDLVRLRRARDRMDREYAEPLDVPALARGALMSPGHFSRSFRAAYGESPYSYLMTRRIERAKALLRRGDLSVTEVCFAVGCTSLGSFSSRFTELVGESPSAYRARPHEEGAAIPACVAKIRTRPIRNGEAKPPPPP, encoded by the coding sequence GTGACGCTGGAGGATCTCGTCCGGCTGCGCCGGGCCCGTGACCGGATGGACCGTGAGTACGCGGAGCCGCTCGACGTGCCCGCGCTGGCGCGGGGTGCGCTGATGTCGCCCGGCCACTTCTCCCGCAGTTTCCGGGCCGCGTACGGCGAGAGCCCGTACAGCTACCTCATGACCCGCCGGATCGAGCGGGCCAAGGCGCTGCTGCGCCGGGGGGACCTGTCGGTGACCGAGGTCTGCTTCGCGGTCGGGTGTACGTCGCTGGGGTCCTTCAGCTCCCGTTTCACCGAGCTGGTCGGGGAGAGCCCCAGCGCGTACCGGGCCCGGCCGCACGAGGAAGGTGCCGCCATTCCGGCGTGCGTCGCCAAGATCCGCACGCGACCGATCAGGAATGGAGAAGCAAAACCTCCGCCCCCTCCGTAG
- a CDS encoding VOC family protein, translated as MEIKLAQTFIAVDDHDKALTFYRDVLGLEVRNDVGFEGMRWVTVGSPAQPDVEIVLEPPLADPNAPAADKQAMAELLAKGLLRGVIFSTDDVDATFERIRAAGGEVLQEPIDQPYGVRDCAFRDPAGNMLRFNQPRKG; from the coding sequence ATGGAAATCAAGCTCGCACAGACCTTCATCGCCGTCGACGACCACGACAAGGCCCTCACCTTCTACCGGGACGTTCTCGGCCTGGAGGTCCGCAACGACGTGGGGTTCGAGGGGATGCGCTGGGTGACGGTCGGCTCCCCGGCCCAGCCGGACGTGGAGATCGTCCTCGAACCGCCGCTCGCCGACCCCAACGCCCCGGCCGCCGACAAGCAGGCCATGGCCGAGCTGCTCGCCAAGGGCCTGCTGCGCGGGGTGATCTTCTCCACCGACGACGTCGACGCCACCTTCGAACGCATCCGAGCGGCCGGCGGCGAAGTGCTCCAGGAGCCGATCGACCAGCCGTACGGTGTCCGCGACTGCGCCTTCCGCGACCCCGCCGGGAACATGCTGCGCTTCAACCAGCCGCGCAAGGGCTGA
- a CDS encoding ATP-binding cassette domain-containing protein, with the protein MSKAGKTGSRSAGQSAAQPVADSHEVIRVHGARENNLKDVDIEIPKRRLTVFTGVSGSGKSSLVFDTIAAESQRLINETYSAFVQGFMPTQARPEVDVLEGLTTAIIVDQQRLGADPRSTVGTATDANAMLRILFSRLGKPHIGSPNAFSFNVASVKASGAITVQRGAGTRTEKQTYTRTGGMCVRCEGRGTVSDIDLTQLYDDTKSIAEGAFTIPGWKSDSWWTVRTYAESGFLDPDKPIRKFTKKEMQDFLYREPTKVKVEGVNLTFEGLIPKIQKSFLSKDKEAMQPHIRAFVERAVTFTTCPECDGTRLSESARSSKIKKISIADACALQISDLADWVRELDEPSVAPLLSALLGTLESFVEIGLGYLSLDRPSGTLSGGEAQRVKMIRHLGSSLTDVTYVFDEPTIGLHPHDIQRMNDLLLRLRDKGNTVLVVEHKPETIAIADHVVDLGPGAGSAGGTVCFEGTVDGLRAGGTLTGRHLDDRAVLKEEVRTPSGTLEIRGASTHNLKDVDVDIPLGVLCVITGVAGSGKSSLIHGSIPVGEDVVSVDQTAIRGSRRSNPATYTGLLDPIRKAFAKANGVKPALFSANSEGACPTCKGAAVLYTDLAMMAGIATVCEECEGKRFEASVLDHHLGGRDISEVLAMSVDEAETFFSEGEARTPAAHKILTRLSDVGLGYLSLGQPLTTLSGGERQRLKLATHMGEKGGVYVLDEPTTGLHLADVEQLLGLLDRLVESGKSVIVIEHHQAVMAHADWIIDLGPGAGHDGGRIVFEGTPADLVADRSTLTGEHLAAYVGE; encoded by the coding sequence ATGAGCAAGGCCGGGAAGACCGGATCGCGGTCGGCGGGGCAGTCGGCTGCGCAGCCGGTCGCCGACAGCCACGAAGTGATCCGTGTGCACGGGGCGCGCGAGAACAACCTCAAGGATGTCGACATCGAGATCCCCAAGCGCCGGCTGACGGTGTTCACCGGGGTCTCCGGCTCCGGCAAGAGTTCGCTGGTCTTCGACACGATCGCCGCGGAGTCCCAGCGGCTGATCAACGAGACCTACAGCGCCTTCGTCCAGGGCTTCATGCCGACGCAGGCCCGCCCCGAGGTCGACGTACTCGAAGGGCTGACGACGGCGATCATCGTCGACCAGCAGCGGCTGGGCGCCGACCCCCGTTCCACCGTCGGCACCGCCACCGACGCCAACGCCATGCTGCGCATCCTCTTCAGCAGGCTCGGCAAACCCCACATCGGCTCGCCCAACGCGTTCTCCTTCAACGTGGCCTCCGTCAAGGCCAGCGGGGCGATCACCGTCCAGCGCGGTGCCGGGACCAGGACGGAGAAGCAGACCTACACCCGTACCGGCGGGATGTGCGTCCGCTGCGAGGGCCGGGGCACGGTCTCCGACATCGACCTCACCCAGCTGTACGACGACACCAAGTCGATCGCCGAGGGCGCGTTCACCATCCCCGGCTGGAAGTCCGACAGCTGGTGGACCGTACGGACCTACGCCGAGTCGGGGTTCCTCGACCCGGACAAGCCGATCCGTAAGTTCACCAAGAAGGAGATGCAGGACTTCCTCTACCGGGAGCCCACCAAGGTGAAGGTGGAGGGCGTCAACCTCACCTTCGAAGGACTCATCCCCAAGATCCAGAAGTCGTTCCTCTCCAAGGACAAGGAGGCGATGCAGCCGCACATCCGCGCCTTCGTGGAGCGCGCGGTCACCTTCACCACCTGTCCCGAGTGCGACGGCACCCGGCTCAGCGAGAGCGCCCGGTCCTCGAAGATCAAGAAGATCTCCATCGCCGACGCCTGCGCCCTGCAGATCAGCGACCTGGCCGACTGGGTGCGTGAGCTGGACGAGCCCTCGGTGGCGCCCCTGCTCAGCGCCCTGCTCGGCACCCTCGAATCGTTCGTGGAGATCGGCCTCGGCTATCTCTCGCTCGACCGCCCCTCGGGCACCCTCTCCGGCGGCGAGGCGCAGCGCGTCAAGATGATCCGCCACCTCGGCTCCTCGCTCACCGACGTGACGTACGTCTTCGACGAACCCACCATCGGCCTGCACCCGCACGACATCCAGCGGATGAACGACCTGCTCCTGCGGCTGCGGGACAAGGGCAACACCGTGCTCGTCGTGGAGCACAAGCCGGAGACGATCGCCATCGCGGACCATGTCGTCGACCTCGGCCCCGGGGCCGGCAGCGCGGGCGGCACCGTCTGCTTCGAGGGCACCGTGGACGGCCTGCGCGCGGGCGGGACCCTCACCGGCCGCCACCTGGACGACCGGGCCGTCCTCAAGGAGGAGGTCCGCACGCCCTCCGGCACGCTGGAGATCCGCGGCGCCTCCACGCACAACCTGAAGGACGTCGACGTCGACATCCCGCTCGGGGTGCTCTGCGTGATCACCGGGGTTGCCGGCTCCGGGAAGAGCTCGCTCATCCACGGGTCGATCCCCGTCGGTGAGGACGTCGTCTCCGTCGACCAGACCGCGATCCGCGGCTCCCGCCGCAGCAACCCGGCGACGTACACCGGGCTCCTCGACCCGATCCGCAAGGCCTTCGCCAAGGCCAACGGCGTGAAGCCCGCCCTGTTCAGCGCCAACTCCGAGGGCGCCTGCCCCACCTGCAAGGGCGCCGCTGTCCTCTACACCGACCTGGCGATGATGGCGGGCATCGCCACCGTCTGCGAGGAGTGCGAGGGCAAGCGGTTCGAGGCCTCCGTCCTCGACCACCACCTCGGCGGCCGTGACATCAGCGAGGTGCTCGCGATGTCGGTGGACGAGGCCGAGACCTTCTTCTCCGAGGGCGAGGCCCGCACCCCCGCCGCCCACAAGATCCTCACCCGCCTCTCCGACGTCGGCCTCGGCTACCTCAGCCTCGGCCAGCCGCTCACCACGCTCTCCGGCGGCGAGCGCCAGCGGCTGAAGCTCGCCACCCACATGGGCGAGAAGGGCGGTGTGTACGTGCTCGACGAGCCGACCACCGGCCTGCACCTGGCCGATGTGGAGCAACTGCTCGGGCTGCTGGACCGGCTGGTCGAGTCCGGGAAGTCGGTGATCGTCATCGAGCACCACCAGGCGGTCATGGCACACGCCGACTGGATCATCGACCTCGGCCCCGGCGCCGGACACGACGGCGGCCGGATCGTCTTCGAGGGCACCCCGGCCGACCTGGTCGCGGACCGCTCCACGCTCACGGGCGAGCACCTGGCGGCGTACGTGGGGGAGTGA
- a CDS encoding serine/threonine-protein kinase yields the protein MADTRLIQSRYRLLDLIGRGGMGEVWRARDESLGRLVAVKCLKPMGPQHDQAFTRILRERFRREARVAASLQHRGVTVVHDFGEHEGVLYLVMELLDGQNLSQLLEENQQRPLPVDHVVDIAEQVADALGYTHRQGIVHRDLKPANIMRLTDGTVKICDFGIARLGRDIGMTSRLTTTGIAMGTPHYMSPEQIGGKEVDHRSDLYSLGCVLYEIATGVPPFDLADPWAILVGHRDTRPEPPRTHRAELPGFFDRVVLDLLAKAPDERPADASDLRRRIVLGRSGEQPVPGVVRQESARPASGHAGSVRSDTELPSWARNMTSGHKANGSLSSPAVPNPAAGLTRRWTTAASTAAPRPPLTDGSAGVPPARSAPTPAADRLTALASRHSEGVDLGRLGRWEEAVEVHRAVAAERESLLGPDHPDTLASRYEVGLTLSRTGRAADALREFGQVAAGRERILGPDHPQTLGAREQTAYVLGQLGRHFEAHQVYAAVLAARERSMGPDHPDTLRCRHNLAFNLSRLGRPEESWQLARQVADDRSRLLGATHPDTLATRYEVAYTLGRLGRWAEALETYQDIARARAATLGADHPDTLAARYEAGISLGRLGRSAEALELYRALVADRTRVGGPTDPETLRARHGLGVNLGRMGHWEEALTEAREVCAIREESLGPDHPDTVISRREVAVALGWLGRWSDALTAYREVAEARGRALGPDHPETLAARNDEAHCLDRLGRKDEAAELYRTLAAHRAQNALPPQH from the coding sequence ATGGCGGACACCAGGCTGATCCAGAGCCGGTACCGGCTGCTCGATCTGATCGGGCGCGGTGGCATGGGCGAGGTGTGGCGGGCGCGCGACGAGTCGCTGGGCCGGCTGGTCGCCGTCAAATGCCTCAAGCCCATGGGCCCCCAGCACGACCAGGCGTTCACCCGCATCCTGCGCGAGCGCTTCCGCCGCGAGGCCCGGGTCGCCGCCTCCCTCCAGCACCGGGGCGTCACCGTCGTCCATGACTTCGGCGAGCACGAGGGCGTCCTCTACCTCGTCATGGAGCTGCTGGACGGACAGAACCTCAGCCAGCTCCTGGAGGAGAACCAGCAGCGCCCGCTCCCCGTCGACCATGTCGTCGACATCGCGGAACAGGTCGCGGACGCCCTCGGCTACACGCATCGTCAGGGCATCGTCCACCGCGACCTGAAGCCCGCCAACATCATGCGGCTGACCGACGGCACGGTGAAGATCTGCGACTTCGGCATAGCGCGCCTCGGCCGTGACATCGGCATGACCTCCCGGCTCACCACCACCGGCATCGCCATGGGCACCCCGCACTACATGTCGCCCGAGCAGATCGGCGGCAAGGAGGTCGATCACCGCAGCGACCTCTACTCGCTGGGCTGTGTGCTGTACGAGATCGCCACCGGCGTGCCGCCCTTCGACCTGGCGGACCCCTGGGCCATCCTCGTGGGGCACCGCGACACCCGGCCCGAGCCGCCGCGCACCCACCGCGCCGAACTCCCCGGCTTCTTCGACCGTGTGGTCCTGGACCTGCTGGCCAAGGCCCCCGACGAGCGGCCCGCCGACGCGAGCGACCTGCGCCGCCGCATCGTGCTCGGCCGCTCGGGCGAACAGCCCGTGCCCGGTGTCGTACGACAGGAGTCCGCACGGCCGGCGTCCGGGCATGCGGGTTCCGTACGATCGGACACCGAACTACCCTCCTGGGCCCGGAACATGACGTCCGGTCACAAGGCGAACGGCTCCTTGAGCAGCCCCGCCGTCCCCAACCCCGCCGCCGGACTCACCCGCCGCTGGACCACTGCGGCGAGCACCGCCGCTCCCCGGCCCCCGCTCACCGACGGCTCCGCCGGCGTGCCGCCCGCCCGTTCCGCCCCCACCCCCGCCGCCGACCGGCTCACCGCACTGGCGAGCCGCCACAGCGAGGGCGTCGACCTGGGACGGCTCGGCCGCTGGGAGGAGGCGGTCGAGGTGCACCGCGCGGTCGCCGCCGAGCGCGAGAGCCTCCTCGGGCCCGACCACCCGGACACGCTCGCCAGCCGGTACGAGGTCGGCCTCACCCTCAGCCGCACCGGCCGGGCCGCCGACGCGCTGCGCGAGTTCGGCCAGGTCGCCGCGGGCCGCGAGCGCATCCTCGGCCCCGACCACCCGCAGACCCTCGGGGCCCGGGAGCAGACCGCGTACGTCCTCGGCCAGCTCGGCCGCCACTTCGAGGCCCACCAGGTGTACGCGGCGGTCCTCGCCGCCCGGGAACGGTCCATGGGCCCCGACCACCCCGACACCCTGCGCTGCCGCCACAACCTCGCCTTCAACCTCAGCCGGCTCGGCCGCCCCGAGGAGTCCTGGCAACTGGCCCGTCAGGTGGCCGACGACCGGTCCCGGCTGCTCGGCGCGACCCACCCCGACACGCTCGCCACCCGGTACGAGGTCGCCTACACCCTGGGCAGGCTGGGGCGCTGGGCGGAAGCCCTGGAGACGTACCAGGACATCGCCCGGGCCCGCGCCGCCACCCTCGGCGCCGACCACCCCGACACCCTCGCCGCCCGCTACGAGGCGGGCATCAGCCTCGGCCGGCTCGGCCGCAGCGCGGAGGCGCTGGAGCTGTACCGCGCCCTGGTCGCCGACCGTACGCGGGTGGGCGGCCCGACCGACCCCGAGACGCTCCGCGCCCGCCACGGCCTCGGCGTCAACCTGGGGCGTATGGGCCACTGGGAGGAGGCGCTGACCGAGGCGCGCGAGGTGTGCGCGATCCGGGAGGAGTCCCTCGGCCCCGACCACCCGGACACCGTGATCAGCCGCCGCGAGGTCGCCGTCGCCCTCGGCTGGCTGGGGCGGTGGTCCGACGCGCTGACCGCGTACCGGGAGGTCGCGGAGGCACGCGGCCGGGCGCTCGGCCCCGACCACCCGGAGACCCTCGCCGCCCGCAACGACGAGGCCCACTGCCTGGACCGCCTCGGCCGGAAGGACGAGGCCGCCGAGCTCTACCGCACCCTCGCCGCCCACCGCGCCCAGAACGCCCTGCCACCCCAGCACTGA
- a CDS encoding phytoene desaturase family protein, producing MPAPEPSASPSSARQPHAPARDRYDAVIVGGGHNGLVAAAYLARAGQSVLVLERLDTTGGAAISTRPFAGVDARLSRYSYLVSLLPRKIVRDLGLDFAVRKRTVSSYTPALRDGRPTGLLVGGDRTRESFAALTGGEREYAAWQRFYAMTQRVAERVFPTLTEPLPDREVLRARIDDADAWRALFEEPIGVAVERNFTDDLVRGVVLTDALIGTFADAHDASLLQNRCFLYHVIGGGTGDWDVPVGGMGALTDALARAARTAGAEIRVRHEATRIETDGGHAEVTVRTPDGDQTVAARRVLVNASPQALAALLGETPPPPAEGAQLKVNMLLTRLPRLRDRSVDPRQAFAGTFHIAEGYGQLADAYREAAAGRLPTAPPSEIYCHSLTDPSILGPDLAARGYQTLTLFGLHTPARLFAADNETARATLLKATLAELDAHLEEPITDCLALDENGEPCIEAKTPLDLERDLRLPGGHIFHRDLSFPYAEEGVGRWGVETAHANVLLCGAGAVRGGGVSGVPGHNAAMAVLEAS from the coding sequence ATGCCCGCACCTGAGCCGTCCGCATCCCCGTCGTCCGCCCGCCAGCCGCACGCGCCCGCCCGGGACCGCTACGACGCCGTGATCGTGGGCGGCGGCCACAACGGTCTGGTCGCCGCCGCCTATCTCGCCCGCGCCGGGCAGTCCGTGCTCGTCCTGGAACGCCTGGACACCACCGGGGGAGCGGCGATCTCGACCCGCCCCTTCGCCGGGGTCGACGCCCGCCTCTCGCGCTACTCCTACCTGGTCTCGCTGCTGCCGCGGAAGATCGTCCGCGACCTCGGCCTGGACTTCGCCGTACGGAAGCGGACCGTCTCCTCCTACACCCCGGCGCTGCGCGACGGACGCCCCACCGGCCTGCTCGTCGGCGGCGACCGCACCCGGGAGTCGTTCGCCGCGCTGACCGGCGGCGAGCGGGAGTACGCGGCCTGGCAGCGCTTCTACGCCATGACGCAGCGCGTCGCGGAACGGGTCTTCCCCACCCTCACCGAACCGCTCCCCGACCGGGAGGTGCTACGGGCCCGCATCGACGACGCCGACGCCTGGCGGGCACTGTTCGAGGAGCCCATCGGGGTGGCCGTCGAACGGAACTTCACCGACGACCTGGTACGGGGCGTCGTCCTGACCGACGCCCTGATCGGCACCTTCGCGGACGCCCACGACGCCTCGCTGCTCCAGAACCGGTGCTTCCTCTACCACGTGATCGGCGGCGGCACCGGCGACTGGGACGTCCCCGTCGGCGGCATGGGCGCACTCACCGACGCCCTCGCCCGGGCCGCCCGAACGGCGGGCGCCGAGATCCGCGTACGGCACGAGGCGACCCGCATCGAGACCGACGGCGGCCACGCCGAGGTCACCGTCCGCACCCCCGACGGCGACCAGACCGTCGCCGCCCGCCGGGTGCTGGTCAACGCCTCGCCGCAGGCCCTCGCCGCCCTCCTCGGGGAGACCCCGCCCCCGCCCGCCGAGGGTGCCCAGCTCAAGGTGAACATGCTGCTCACCCGGCTCCCGCGCCTCCGCGACCGGTCCGTCGACCCCCGGCAGGCCTTCGCCGGAACGTTCCACATCGCCGAGGGGTACGGGCAGTTGGCCGACGCCTACCGTGAGGCGGCGGCCGGCCGGCTCCCCACCGCCCCGCCGTCCGAGATCTACTGCCACTCGCTGACCGACCCCTCGATCCTCGGCCCCGACCTCGCCGCGCGCGGCTACCAGACCCTGACCCTCTTCGGCCTCCACACCCCCGCCCGGCTCTTCGCCGCCGACAACGAGACCGCCCGCGCCACCCTCCTGAAGGCCACCCTCGCGGAACTGGACGCCCACCTGGAGGAGCCGATCACCGACTGCCTGGCGCTCGACGAGAACGGCGAGCCCTGCATCGAGGCCAAGACCCCGCTCGACCTCGAACGGGACCTCCGTCTCCCCGGCGGCCACATCTTCCACCGCGACCTCTCCTTCCCGTACGCGGAGGAAGGCGTCGGGCGGTGGGGCGTGGAGACCGCCCACGCCAATGTGCTGCTCTGCGGCGCGGGCGCGGTGCGCGGCGGCGGTGTGAGCGGAGTGCCGGGCCACAACGCGGCGATGGCGGTGCTGGAGGCCTCCTGA
- a CDS encoding serine hydrolase, translating into MTGYAAGNGETPGNGDTAENGVTAGTTDTAGAGGVGAAVGATGIGIGRRRLGGGILALGGALALAPIPLAGAAERGTPGTGPATTEAGAATGMAPEAGRPHRPTLRRGSAARAGLLQGPLDQLVREAEAYLADSPKHPWYAGAVLLAGRGGTVALHRPIGKAVRYAAYDETTDTGVEFPAEQQIPMAEDTVFDLASISKLFTSILAVQQIERGALELEAAVATYLPDFAGGGKQDITVRQLLTHTSGFRSWIPLYQEPTREGKLRMLWKEVPASTPGSTYLYSDLNLISLQLILEEITGRTLDVLLHDEITAPLGMHRTRYNPPASWKPRIAATEDARLPWSGLERGLVWGEVHDENAYGFDGVAGHAGVFSCARDLAVLARTLLNGGVYGRSRILSEASVDLLFTDFNTAFPGDEHGLGFELYQHWYMGAMATPRSAGHTGFTGTSLVLDPSTDTFLVVLGNSVHPVRSWRSGSAPRVATANQLARAVPVRPERGRTAWFSGMASASTATLTLPALRLDSVRARLECGLWWDTEPGSDRLVLEASAGQEWRPVPFTTVGPGSGPGAGHAGAGPGHHRPGPQPHPAGWVSGWSGRVWHRLEADLSAWRGKRVRLRWRYTTDQLYVGRGAYVDALRVRDGGRTVFDADRPRDAGRIEATGWVVSAD; encoded by the coding sequence ATGACCGGGTACGCGGCAGGGAACGGGGAGACCCCGGGGAACGGGGACACGGCGGAGAACGGGGTCACGGCAGGGACCACGGACACAGCTGGGGCCGGGGGCGTCGGTGCCGCGGTCGGCGCCACCGGGATCGGCATCGGCCGCCGGAGACTGGGCGGCGGGATACTGGCACTGGGCGGCGCGCTCGCCCTGGCGCCGATCCCCCTGGCCGGGGCGGCCGAACGGGGCACACCGGGCACGGGCCCGGCGACGACGGAGGCGGGAGCGGCAACGGGCATGGCACCAGAGGCAGGTCGTCCGCACCGGCCCACGCTGCGGCGCGGCAGCGCGGCCCGCGCCGGGCTGCTCCAGGGGCCGCTGGACCAGCTGGTGCGCGAGGCCGAGGCGTATCTCGCGGACTCCCCCAAGCACCCCTGGTACGCGGGGGCGGTGCTGCTCGCCGGGCGGGGCGGGACGGTGGCGCTGCACCGGCCGATCGGCAAGGCGGTGCGCTACGCGGCGTACGACGAGACGACGGACACCGGGGTGGAGTTCCCGGCGGAGCAGCAGATCCCGATGGCGGAGGACACCGTCTTCGACCTGGCCTCGATCTCCAAGCTGTTCACGTCGATCCTGGCGGTGCAGCAGATCGAGCGGGGGGCGCTGGAGCTGGAGGCCGCGGTGGCCACGTACCTCCCGGACTTCGCGGGCGGCGGCAAGCAGGACATCACGGTCCGTCAACTGCTGACGCACACTTCCGGTTTCCGGTCCTGGATCCCGCTGTATCAGGAGCCGACCCGGGAGGGGAAGCTCCGGATGCTCTGGAAGGAGGTGCCGGCGAGCACACCCGGCAGCACCTACCTCTACTCCGACCTCAATCTGATCTCGCTGCAACTGATCCTGGAGGAGATCACCGGTCGCACCCTGGATGTCCTGCTCCACGACGAGATCACTGCTCCGCTCGGGATGCACCGCACGCGCTACAACCCGCCCGCCTCCTGGAAGCCGAGGATCGCCGCCACCGAGGACGCCCGGCTCCCCTGGTCCGGCCTCGAACGCGGCCTGGTCTGGGGCGAGGTGCACGACGAGAACGCCTACGGCTTCGACGGGGTGGCCGGGCACGCCGGGGTCTTCTCCTGCGCCAGGGACCTGGCGGTCCTCGCCCGTACGCTGCTCAACGGCGGGGTCTACGGCCGTTCCCGCATCCTCTCCGAGGCCTCCGTCGATCTCCTCTTCACCGACTTCAACACCGCGTTCCCCGGCGACGAGCACGGCCTCGGCTTCGAGCTCTACCAGCACTGGTACATGGGCGCGATGGCCACCCCGCGCTCGGCGGGCCACACCGGGTTCACCGGGACCAGCCTGGTGCTCGACCCGTCGACCGACACGTTCCTGGTCGTGCTGGGCAACTCGGTCCATCCCGTACGGAGCTGGCGCTCGGGCAGCGCGCCCCGGGTGGCGACGGCCAACCAGCTGGCGCGGGCGGTGCCGGTCCGGCCGGAGCGTGGGCGTACGGCCTGGTTCTCCGGGATGGCGAGCGCGTCGACCGCCACGCTGACCCTGCCCGCCCTGCGCCTTGACTCCGTACGCGCCCGGCTTGAGTGCGGCCTGTGGTGGGACACCGAACCCGGCTCCGACCGGCTGGTGCTGGAGGCGTCGGCGGGGCAGGAGTGGCGGCCGGTGCCGTTCACCACGGTGGGGCCGGGGTCCGGGCCGGGTGCCGGTCACGCCGGTGCGGGGCCTGGCCACCACCGGCCGGGACCGCAGCCGCATCCGGCGGGCTGGGTATCCGGCTGGTCGGGGCGGGTCTGGCACCGGCTGGAGGCGGACCTGTCGGCGTGGCGCGGGAAGCGGGTCCGGCTCAGGTGGCGCTACACCACGGACCAGTTGTACGTGGGGCGCGGCGCGTACGTCGACGCTCTCCGGGTCCGGGACGGCGGCCGCACGGTCTTCGACGCGGACCGCCCCCGGGACGCGGGGCGGATCGAGGCGACGGGCTGGGTGGTCTCGGCGGACTGA
- a CDS encoding NAD(P)H-dependent flavin oxidoreductase has product METELSRELGIEHAIFGFTPFPAVAAAISRAGGFGVLGAVRYTDPQELARDLDRLDKLADGRPYGLDVVMPARKVEGVTEADVEAMIPDAHRGFVQELLARHGVPELPEGEASGWRITGWMEEVARRQLDVAFEYPIKLLANALGSPPADVVERAHDHGVRVAALAGSAEHARRHAAAGIDIVVAQGYEAGGHTGEIGSMVLVPEVVEAVAPLPVLAAGGIGSGEQIAAGLALGAQGVWLGSLWLTTEEADLHSPALTRKLLAAGSGDTVRSRALTGKPARQLRTAWTDAWDDPAGPGTLPMPLQGLLVADAVSRIQKYEVGALLGTPVGQIVGRMTSERSVQAVVDDLTRGFERAVTRINRIAGRSAP; this is encoded by the coding sequence ATGGAGACGGAGCTGAGCAGAGAACTGGGCATCGAGCACGCCATCTTCGGCTTCACGCCGTTCCCCGCCGTCGCGGCGGCCATCAGCAGAGCCGGCGGCTTCGGCGTGCTCGGCGCGGTCCGCTACACCGACCCCCAGGAGCTGGCCCGCGACCTCGACCGGCTGGACAAGCTGGCCGACGGCAGGCCGTACGGACTCGACGTCGTCATGCCGGCCAGGAAGGTCGAGGGTGTCACCGAGGCCGATGTCGAGGCGATGATCCCCGACGCGCACCGGGGCTTCGTCCAGGAACTGCTGGCCCGTCACGGCGTGCCCGAACTTCCCGAGGGCGAGGCGAGCGGCTGGCGTATCACCGGCTGGATGGAGGAGGTCGCCCGGCGCCAGCTCGACGTGGCCTTCGAGTATCCGATCAAGCTGCTCGCCAACGCCCTCGGCTCCCCGCCCGCCGATGTCGTCGAACGCGCCCATGACCACGGCGTCCGTGTCGCCGCCCTCGCCGGAAGCGCCGAACACGCCCGCAGACACGCGGCGGCCGGTATCGACATCGTCGTCGCCCAGGGGTACGAGGCGGGCGGCCACACCGGCGAGATCGGCTCCATGGTGCTCGTCCCCGAAGTCGTCGAGGCCGTCGCCCCGCTGCCCGTGCTCGCCGCCGGAGGCATCGGCAGCGGCGAACAGATCGCCGCCGGGCTCGCCCTCGGCGCCCAGGGCGTCTGGCTCGGCTCCCTCTGGCTCACCACCGAGGAGGCCGACCTCCACTCACCGGCCCTCACCCGCAAGCTCCTCGCCGCGGGCTCCGGCGACACCGTCCGCTCCCGCGCCCTCACCGGGAAACCCGCACGCCAGCTCCGTACCGCATGGACCGACGCCTGGGACGACCCGGCCGGACCCGGCACCCTCCCCATGCCCCTCCAGGGGCTGCTGGTCGCCGACGCCGTCTCCCGGATCCAGAAGTACGAGGTCGGGGCGCTGCTCGGCACCCCGGTCGGGCAGATCGTCGGCCGGATGACCAGCGAACGCAGTGTGCAGGCGGTCGTCGACGATCTGACGCGCGGCTTCGAACGGGCCGTCACCCGCATCAACCGCATCGCCGGAAGGAGCGCTCCGTGA